The Erigeron canadensis isolate Cc75 chromosome 1, C_canadensis_v1, whole genome shotgun sequence genome segment CACTAATGAATGAAAGTCGTCACCATTAGGCTCAACTAATGGAGCTCCGTTATCTCAATTAGTCACCAGAAAGTTCGTCACTTATTTAGTGACAACATAAGTGGCGACTAATCTCAAATCTAATAATGCAGTTTTTGATATGCTCACTAGAAATGTAATTTGCAATTCATATAAATTCAAAACGACGACTTAGTTTGAACAAtaaatttgtataatatatatcattgaaataaatgaaataacaaTGTCAACATTATAACAATACCAAAGAGAAAATACCATCTCCGTATCATATTGAATCAATGCTAAAGCATTTACCCCTCAATCACTACAAATCAatactaaattataatatagtCAGAATTTCATCCAGGCTGGCTTCTGACATGGAATTTTACCCCTCAACCAATCACTGCAAAAGCAAAATGAACTTTTGTCAATCATCAAAATAGCATAAATAACAAAtcatataaatttaactttgaaCTTTTCTCAAATAATCAAAATAGATCCATCCTACCGAAATTTTATTGATTCATTAAGTGCACGATGCAACAGACATATTCAGTTGGGACAACATGTACGCTAGTGCTCGAGTCCTATCTAAGGTACCTAACTAACTAACTAACTAACCATTATGTTGTATTAATATCATCTATTGTTCTATTTTCGCAGGCGGTCTAATGTTTAAACTACTTGGGCTAACAAATATTATCATGATGAGAAGCATAAAAGTAGTAGAATATCATcgtaaaagaagaagaaagaaagaaagaaatgacCAGAATGTAAACTTACAATATTTTGAGATTGCAGTTTGGATAGACGTGATAACTCTGCCATTATTACAACTTGGTTCTCTTCATACTTCGTTTGCTTTTGTTTCACAACATGAAGTTCATCCTCTAAGGCTTTTGATTTTTCCTTTTCTGACTCCAATTCCATTCGTAGGTTTTCTATGTCTAAAACCTTTTTGACTGAAACAGAACGTCCCTTTGTATGTCCCGGGATATAATGTAGTACTTTCATACAAATTTCAGCGGGTGAGCAAGTGGAAGATTCTTTCTCATGTAACAATTCATTCTGCATAGACCAAACataaacaaagattttactaaATAACTTCAAAACAAAGGACCAAACAGAAACCTGAATAGACGAAACACAAACTAAACCCAATTTTGTAGACCAATAAGAGGACCGAGCaaacaaaaactttaaaacaaaCCTAACTGCAAAGTGAAAACTTGCACAAAGTCATGAGAATTATATACTCTTTATTTCACATAAGGGGCTGATCTCACaataatgatatattatattgtcaCATATGAAAATGAAATCAGCTTTTTTTCAAATCTGTTATAGACATAAAATGTTGGTATTACTGGAACATACCAATATATCGTCAGCCTTCTCATTcaccattttcttcttctttgctGAAAAGTGGCCAATCTTGTACTTATCTATTGctgatattttttttccttctcttcTTTGCtgtttcataaaaataaaacacactagattaataatatcaaataacCAACATAGAATATCCTATCTTGACAAGAACTGCTCACCATATCAACGATCCTTGCAATGGAAACTGTCCCAACAGCAGGTGGAACTTCATTCTTTAAGCTGTTTGTCCTATTTTTAGCACTAACTTTCTGTAGAAATTAAATAACAGAAATCAACTTTAACCTACACATGTTTCATATCAATACTTGTAAGATAAAATTGGTTTTAATATTGTGATATGAACCTGAAATTCTGCGCTAGCAAACTTTTTGCAGAGTAATTCCCAATCAGCACCTTCAATACCTGCAGGGGGGGTGCCTGGTTGCATCCTCTTGTGTAGAGAATTTTTTGTAATAACAATGCAACCTATACTATTTGCTTCTATGTTGGTTTGCTAGCTGTGAGTGTATTGCATGTACCATCAACGGACAATTGGGATCGTAAGTTGAATTTTCCTAGAACCACAATGAAATTGGTGTCAGTTATAGAAAGATGACTAAAAGGGAAGCTGAAAAAACCTTACCGTGCATTAGTTGATGATGTCTATCTTCAACATATCATCTTGATTTCTCCAAGTGGTTCCATCAAAATTTGCAAACTTACGCATAACACACCCACCCTTAGTGATGAATCTTTGGCTGTCATCACCAACTATACGCTTGTCATATTCATCAACTTCAAAAATGAACTTTCCCTTGTTCAATCGCCTTTTTTTAGTTTCACCCAAGGTTCTAGATTGAGTTCGGGTATCGAATGTACCTACATATACTCATGTGGATtcaataagaaaattaaataatactaTAAAATTAAACTCAAAGGAAAGTAGACAAAGCTTGGCTGTGATGACACTCTAAAAAGTTAAATCTAATACCCGATGACAAATTGACTTCGAACATCATATAGGCGAGTTCTATCACAAACTGAAACTTAAAATAACAGCTTAATTAGCATACCATGAGAAGGTGAATAATCAATGTTCTCGTCCTGTTGAGAATCACTTGTGTCACTATCAACTTGTGGGGAATCGACTTCATGACCATCTTCCTCCATTTGTGGGGAGTTGACTTCACTCTCAGTTTGTGGTACCCATCTTGCATGATTTAAAAGAGGTGAGTGAGCTTGCAATGTATCATGAAACTTCCGGTTTTTATCTTGCAACCTAAAAGATGCTTGCCCCTTTTGACCTCCGAGTTGATGTGGAACATCATTTGCGTTGAATGACTTATTGATTGACATATATGGTTGTGGAACACTGTGTCTGCTAATTGAATTATGAGGTTGTGGACCATGTTTGCTGACTGGCTTCTTATAATGTGGACCACCATGCCTATCATTTGAATCCTGCGGGTGTAATTTATGGCCACTTGACGTTTGAGGTGGCAGACCATCATGATGGCGACTTGACTGGTGACGTTGTGGTACATCACTGCTTGACTGATGAGGTTTCCTCACATCATAATTGCTACTAAAATTTTGAACACCAGGCATTTTAAATGGCTTTTTAAGTGCTGTGTTACCTGGTCCAACCATCTatataacaataaaacaaacaGATACAGTTGAGACTGTTAAGATGTCATGAAATAAGACTTTTATATAGTGTACATGTAATACACCTGCTcaatatgtttaaaaatagtTTCACCCAATCCCTTCCTATATCTAGAGTAGTCCTAAGTTCCTAACCAATTAACTGCATATATCTATTTTTAACCAAAACATGGATATTAAGTAACAAACCAGAAACTGTTTAGAGTAGTCCTAAGTTCCTATATCTATTTTCAACCAAAAAATCAATCACTTGCACTTTTAAGTTGAACCAACTTATACTCTTTAAAAATTGGTAACTTTAACTTATCATTTTCACCACTATTATACTATCATAACCTGATCCTGAAACCACattggagagagagagagagagagagagactgaCCCTATATGAGCTTGAATCTGGAGGTTTTGAAACCACGGTGAAAACACGGATGTTGTGAGCTTAAATACTGATTCTGTTGAGAACACAAACTGTTGAGCTTCAATTTTGAATAAAATGcttaaatatagataaaacacAACTCAAGAAACCAGATTTTTAACACACACAACTAGGtagattataaaaaagtaaatctAAACCAAAAGCTAAAATCCTATGTCATAGTTAATCTATTCCGAATCTGTAAAATCATTTTCCCATGAGTCCTCATTTTGAGATGGTTCTGAATTGGTTGAGTCATTGCCATCATCATCTTCGTCATCATCAATGAAACTGTCATCCATGCCATGAAGTTTTCAATTTGGTTGTCTACCTAAGGCATCACTTATAATCGAGGCATCCACCAACTCCAATGGGATACTACCTCTTGAAAGAGATGGTCGATCCATACTCAAATCAACAGTTAGATTCAAACGTGGCTCTGGTTCTTGATAAATAACTTCAGGGGGGACAGGAACATCATAGAGCGTGCGAGGGGTACAGTTTTGCACAACATGCCAACTTTTTCCTAGCTTCAAATCAGGTGCATAAAAAACTTGTTTGGCTTGAGATGCAAGTATGTATGGTTGATTTTTGAACCATTTTCGAGACATATTTACACTAGTCAAGCCAGATTCTTTGTCAATTTGGAGTCCATTCACATCAGCAACCCTAAACCAATCACACTTGAAGACTAACACTCTTTTATTTTCTCCCAGGTATGCTAGCTCTAATACTTCTTGTAATATCCCATAAAAGTTAATAACGTTTTCTCCGTAATCACCCACCACTAGAACCCCACTATTTTGAGTTTTCCTGTCCTTTTCACGATTTTGAGTATGATCAAACCGATATCCATTTACCATACATCCACTATAAAAATTAACAGAATCTAAAGGTCCGTTTACCATACATCTCGGATTTAGGCATATAATTATATGCCTAAAAATAAGTCTACTTCATACATTACATAACACATGTTTTTCCACTTATTTTCTTTCGTTATGATCTTGTCACATGGCTTCTAAGCCTATCAACATACAAATTAGtcctaataattattttttatatttcgtCTTCTAAACAATCTTGTCATCACgtattttttaaattacctATTAACAGAGGCGGATGTAAGTGTTTAGTACCGGGGGTAATGCCGCCTATAACTCCTATGCCaacaataaatatacatatagattttgTCATAATAAACATGaaagttcaacaattttctaAAATGCACCCACCATGAATTTGACATGCCCTCATTTCTTTAATCAAAAGCCaaaagatatgtaagttaaCAAATTATAATTGCTAACTAAGCTATTGTTTAACAAAAAGAAGATATATGTAAGTTCTTGATGGAAgctttgttttgtatttttgagAATACAacagagatgatgatgatgatgatgatgatgatatatatctttgagcacttttttttttttatttatttatataatttcgttaaaacccttatatttatttagaatTGTAAGTTTAACCCTTTATTTTTTCAATACATTTATTCAATGCcctatattaaattataaatatataactattactTACTAGTCTATGTTTTCCAAAtgacaaaaattaataaaacaacttatataatctatttatatcttttcGTAAATAAAAAGAACTAAACACTTATCTATATTTGATAAACATAAGTATTCTAGTTAAACCTTTAAGTTAAGGTCCTTtaactatattttaaaaatataatatgagtATTCATTTCATGAGttcatgaaaaataaaattatagaatTTAAATAgtattgatttaaaaaaattacctaTATATGTGAGAATGACCGATCTAGCTTAATATGATTGTAAACctctatatataaatgtaagtGTGTTGTTCGTTAACAAAAATTAATAGCGGTATTATCAAAAAATTTCGTTTTGGGCATCAAAAATCTCATATCTTATCGCATTCGTGTTATCACCTTTGTCATCATGCCCCTTGCATACGAAAATCCTACATCCGCCACTGCCTATTAAACTAGTTAATATATGGGGATAACAAGTATGCCCCTAGAAACACCATACTTTCATGATTTTGAGAGGGgagataattttatatttaaacatatgATTTTCAGGGGGAAAGATTGTAAGGGGAATGGAGGAGCATTAGGCTTCTAGCACCATATTTGTGTTTCCCtaaagtatataaatttataaaagttttggaGTAGTCTGTATTATTCGACTATTGAAGCAATTAATCTGTTTATCTTAGAAATATCTTCAATCCAGACAGATCGAACtcagaaatgaacatatatGGTTTGAATTTGTTATTTTATGCTGAACAATAATTTGTCGATTAGTATTTATATGCTGCTATTGTAATTTGAGTCAATCCACTCCCACCGTTGTTGTTTCTCATCCGCAATGTATGTTTTACTCGTATTTCATTGCTAAAGACATGTGCCAAAATTCTAAAAgtttgtatgttttttctttgtgtAAGCCaactgtttgataaaatgtcaaaaTGAAACTCGATGAGTTGATTTAACCGGAAATCGATGCATAGGTTACTTGCATTATTGACAACACACATTGTTTATGCATTTCAAGTATCTTTAATCCGATAATCTGACACATACATCTAACTTGTATTCTATTGTTATGTGTGTTAATAAGCTAATCCCGCATAAGCATTAATGTTTTGGGCTGTTTGCAGAGCGGAACACAGTCGTTGGCTAATGTTTGTTGAAACAATCACAAAACATAAGGTACTTTACGGATTTACTGGATtttgaattattaattaatgttgtTCTTCATCAAGAATAGTTGTTAAATTTGAGTTCAATCTTGAAAGGCACCAACTATTGGAAAACACACTTACATAGTTACACACACAATGTATATATCACTCACACTAGAAGCAAAtcaaaacatgtatatataatgaaagCAACACATAATTAATGACCAAGTGCAGGAACATATATAAAGAGACAGAACCTAATCACAAAATGATGGTGACCAGAGCAGGCAACAATCCACACGTGAGATCAGCACTG includes the following:
- the LOC122586034 gene encoding uncharacterized protein LOC122586034 — translated: MEEDGHEVDSPQVDSDTSDSQQDENIDYSPSHGTFDTRTQSRTLGETKKRRLNKGKFIFEVDEYDKRIVGDDSQRFITKGKFNLRSQLSVDGTCNTLTASKPT